The proteins below are encoded in one region of Gambusia affinis linkage group LG07, SWU_Gaff_1.0, whole genome shotgun sequence:
- the si:ch211-286o17.1 gene encoding hematopoietic progenitor cell antigen CD34 has protein sequence MAASSGQRINGPSTMLAFALLLIGQLLSGVMAQDGVRGDGVVKTTAKPGTTKSPGQLIVFPTPETSKPSLETHKPEDDSPSDTPTIVPLEKTKNDTIHKKQPAVNPNTPAPNSARGDNLPGRDVICVTKEAVEEKNAVLVKLKSSTKCEDTQTKIIKVLPELCGEECKLEIYQEDNTDHVLVSGKYVEDDVIGMVNKFNNDNIKDKTGVHRVTPRWGKNSKLVLVSLLLTGLLLAALLIGLYYLKTHRKNSKGVRLAESFQVDEENQANTLVSVAPLPQEPTDKLTANGESPPENGTNATPTTNGHSATQNPVADTEM, from the exons ATGGCAGCATCATCTGGACAGAGAATAAATGGGCCCTCCACAATGTTGGCTTTCGCTTTGCTTCTCATCGGCCAACTTTTGAGCG GAGTGATGGCACAGGACGGTGTAAGAGGTGACGGGGTTGTAAAGACTACTGCAAAACCTG GTACTACAAAGTCACCAGGTCAACTGATAGTTTTCCCCACACCAGAGACAAGCAAGCCTTCTCTAGAGACACATAAACCAGAAGACGACAGCCCTTCAGACACACCAACCATTGTACctttggagaaaacaaaaaatgatacGATTCACAAAAAACAGCCGGCTGTAAATCCAAATACCCCAGCACCCAACTCGGCAAGAGGTGACAACCTACCTGGG CGAGATGTCATTTGCGTGACCAAAGAggctgtggaagaaaaaaacgcTGTTCTTGTGAAACTGAAGTCATCTACCAAATGT GAAGACACACAAACTAAAATTATAAAGGTTCTACCTGAACTGTGTGGTGAAGAATGTAAGCTGGAGATCTATCAAGAAGACAACACAGATCACGTGCTTGTATCTGGGAAGTATGTAGAAG atgatgtgatAGGCATGGTAAACAAATTCAACAATGACAACATAAAGGACAAa ACTGGTGTCCACAGAGTCACTCCTCGCTGGGGGAAGAACTCAAAGTTGGTACTGGTTTCCTTACTGCTTACTGGCCTGCTGCTGGCTGCGCTGCTCATTGGATTATATTACTTGAAGACGCACCGCAAGAACTCCAAAGGTGTCAGACTG GCTGAGTCTTTCCAGGTGGATGAGGAGAACCAGGCCAACACCCTGGTATCTGTGGCCCCGCTGCCTCAGGAGCCCACAGACAAACTGACCGCCAATGGAGAGTCTCCACCTGAAAATGGGACCAACGCCACCCCAACCACCAATGGACACTCTGCCACCCAGAACCCAGTGGCCGACACAGAGATGTGA